Proteins co-encoded in one Quercus robur chromosome 8, dhQueRobu3.1, whole genome shotgun sequence genomic window:
- the LOC126697209 gene encoding F-box protein At5g49610-like, with product MEAIFSNDDLAMEILSRFSALQLSRFKCVSKRWKNLISDPSFLRLHHQRSQLRGITTLLIQQRSDITGDRLRCRMSFFTTCGSFFEDDRRVPIMIRDSFPAYGVVIMGSSNGLVCCRSRQTLEQRMLVIFICNPITREWISLRPTNCHVGHIFAFAFYPFGSSSNKASCFKVVSIQRQKYDQNSYSFVIYSSETGKWKTSMEVCHCEDDLNENKYIHIKGRFYWLTKKQRIIAFDLEEELSGVIIAPGPMLRYGVRNSDCVGDSDGYLHYACVDESDLRVWMLKDCQKLDWVLKHQLNLDQFRVEGQVMTDYLQFSIRRVGCLPKDDIFAPGYLALGILTFYDEVIYMMRWGRLESYNFRNGVLKRHYMLHAPFLDHYNYVPATVLPYSATLAANGVLKVKQNSIDDLISVPATVLPCSATSAMSGLLGLIRSCGFVASNSSSYQGRQKRKRIKPVRAPHF from the coding sequence ATGGAAGCCATCTTTTCAAATGATGATCTTGCAATGGAAATATTATCCCGATTTTCAGCTTTGCAACTTTCGCGTTTCAAGTGTGTCTCCAAGAGGTGGAAGAACCTTATATCTGATCCATCCTTCTTACGTCTTCACCACCAAAGGTCCCAACTCAGGGGCATCACAACCCTCCTTATTCAGCAGCGTAGTGATATTACTGGTGATCGTTTAAGATGTAGGATGTCGTTTTTTACTACCTGTGGATCTTTTTTTGAAGACGACCGTCGTGTTCCAATTATGATACGAGATAGTTTTCCTGCATATGGAGTTGTCATAATGGGTTCCAGTAATGGACTCGTTTGTTGTAGAAGTCGTCAAACTTTGGAACAACGAATGCTAGTGATCTTCATTTGCAACCCAATTACAAGGGAATGGATTTCCCTTAGACCCACTAATTGTCATGTTGGTCACATCTTTGCATTTGCTTTCTACCCATTTGGCTCTTCATCAAACAAGGCCTCTTGTTTTAAAGTGGTGAGCATTCAGCGTCAAAAATATGACCAGAATTCTTATTCCTTCGTTATTTACTCCTCAGAAACTGGAAAATGGAAAACCTCCATGGAAGTCTGCCACTGCGAGGACGATCTTAACGAGAACAAATATATTCATATCAAAGGAAGGTTTTATTGGTTGACCAAGAAACAGAGAATAATCGCTTTTGATCTGGAAGAAGAGCTGTCTGGAGTGATCATAGCACCAGGTCCGATGTTGAGATATGGCGTTCGAAATAGCGATTGCGTTGGGGATTCAGATGGGTATCTTCATTACGCGTGTGTTGATGAGTCTGATCTTAGAGTATGGATGTTAAAAGATTGTCAAAAACTTGATTGGGTCCTTAAGCACCAGTTGAATTTAGATCAGTTTCGTGTGGAAGGTCAAGTAATGACTGACTATCTTCAGTTCAGTATACGTCGTGTTGGGTGCCTTCCTAAGGATGATATTTTTGCACCTGGTTATTTAGCACTAGGAATTTTGACTTTCTATGATGAGGTTATTTATATGATGAGATGGGGCAGGTTGGAGTCATATAATTTTAGGAACGGAGTCCTAAAACGTCATTATATGTTACATGCCCCTTTTTTGGACCATTATAATTATGTACCTGCGACTGTGCTCCCATACTCGGCTACCTTGGCAGCAAATGGTGTTCTAAAGGTGAAACAGAACTccattgatgatttgatttcaGTCCCAGCAACTGTGCTCCCATGTTCAGCTACCTCAGCAATGAGTGGCCTTCTCGGGCTAATACGTTCCTGTGGTTTTGTTGCTTCAAATTCTAGTTCTTATCAAGgaaggcaaaaaagaaaaagaatcaaacCCGTAAGGGCACCACATTTCTAA